In Bdellovibrionales bacterium, the following proteins share a genomic window:
- a CDS encoding DUF58 domain-containing protein, producing the protein MEKWARHFPGMRYGKVYIFPTGMGFVFLIGTALVIITGATYNNNLVFLLGFFLFSIFVISMVETHNNLRGISVESASIPDQFAGSPFSIPLRFVNQGSSVRQMVEFYASHSKNYLGHRSLIEELGGRAMVLHPLVCGAGSRGIWPVPQVVLTTVFPLGLFRAWTVLNPGGEVILYPSPIGNLPLSYTTKENDTSSVNRNLGHQRGDDFREHRKYVLGDSFRRVDWKIFARRERLMVKEFEGTTDKKISVRFSEVLARDSELVLNQLSRWLELAKETNAPFELVMPGGRIPFGVGPQHYQKCQRELARFNRPA; encoded by the coding sequence ATGGAAAAATGGGCTCGCCATTTTCCTGGAATGAGGTACGGAAAGGTTTATATTTTTCCGACGGGAATGGGCTTTGTTTTTTTGATTGGAACGGCTCTTGTGATCATTACGGGAGCTACTTACAACAACAATTTGGTTTTTCTCTTGGGCTTTTTTCTATTTTCCATTTTTGTTATCAGTATGGTTGAAACTCACAACAATTTGAGGGGTATTAGTGTGGAATCGGCTTCGATACCCGATCAATTTGCCGGCTCGCCTTTTTCAATCCCTCTGCGGTTTGTGAATCAGGGGAGCTCTGTTCGTCAAATGGTTGAATTCTATGCTTCTCATTCGAAAAATTATCTTGGCCATCGCAGCTTGATCGAGGAATTAGGAGGTCGAGCGATGGTTCTTCATCCCTTGGTTTGTGGCGCTGGAAGCCGTGGGATCTGGCCAGTTCCTCAGGTTGTCTTGACGACAGTCTTTCCTTTGGGGTTGTTTCGCGCTTGGACAGTTCTGAATCCTGGAGGGGAGGTTATTCTTTATCCCAGTCCAATTGGTAATTTGCCACTTAGCTATACCACTAAAGAGAATGATACTTCCAGCGTGAATAGGAATCTGGGACATCAGCGCGGCGATGATTTCAGGGAGCATAGAAAGTACGTACTTGGTGATAGCTTTCGGCGTGTCGATTGGAAGATTTTTGCTCGCCGAGAGCGACTAATGGTTAAGGAGTTTGAGGGTACCACGGATAAGAAGATATCGGTTAGATTTAGTGAGGTTTTGGCTCGTGATTCAGAGCTCGTTTTAAATCAATTGTCCCGTTGGCTTGAATTGGCAAAGGAAACAAATGCGCCGTTTGAATTGGTTATGCCGGGGGGGAGAATTCCATTTGGAGTCGGCCCTCAACATTACCAGAAGTGTCAAAGAGAACTGGCGCGTTTTAATAGGCCCGCATGA
- a CDS encoding MoxR family ATPase, whose amino-acid sequence MSQYHLSLIQLLDKADQVILGKRPQIKLALCCLLARGHLLIEDIPGVGKTTLVRLLGKSLGLNSTRIQFTNDLLPSDIIGTTVFDSDKRLFHFHRGPIFGEMVIADELNRATPKTQSACLQAMEERKVTVDGVTHELPVPFFVVATQNPMNQAGTYPLPESQLDRFLMRIEIGYPHALAEKALLKGESRDKLIEELEPSLFPQDLVEVQKIVGGIHCSDPIIDYIYRILEYTRNQATDQWGLSPRAGLALLRASKAWAFIEGRNMVVPEDVQAVGVGVISHRLNGGDNFQNGIANQKAKEVLQAVRVD is encoded by the coding sequence ATTTCTCAGTATCATTTATCTCTTATTCAGCTCTTGGATAAAGCGGATCAGGTGATACTCGGTAAAAGGCCTCAGATTAAATTGGCCCTTTGTTGTCTTTTGGCTCGCGGGCATTTACTTATTGAGGATATACCGGGTGTTGGAAAGACGACTTTGGTCCGTTTGCTCGGAAAAAGTTTAGGCTTAAATTCCACTCGAATTCAATTCACGAACGATCTCTTGCCGTCTGATATTATTGGAACGACAGTGTTTGATTCTGATAAAAGGCTATTTCATTTTCATCGCGGCCCGATTTTTGGTGAGATGGTAATTGCTGATGAATTGAATCGGGCGACTCCTAAAACGCAGAGCGCCTGTCTCCAAGCAATGGAAGAGCGCAAGGTTACCGTTGATGGAGTAACTCATGAACTTCCAGTTCCGTTTTTTGTGGTCGCTACTCAAAACCCGATGAATCAGGCCGGAACCTATCCGCTGCCAGAATCCCAATTGGATCGCTTTTTGATGAGAATTGAAATTGGCTACCCTCATGCTCTCGCCGAAAAAGCCCTTTTAAAGGGTGAGAGTAGAGACAAGTTGATTGAGGAATTGGAGCCTTCTCTTTTTCCTCAGGACTTAGTTGAAGTGCAAAAAATTGTCGGAGGGATCCACTGTTCGGATCCCATTATTGACTACATTTATCGAATTCTCGAATACACTCGCAATCAGGCGACGGACCAATGGGGGTTGTCTCCACGTGCAGGACTTGCGCTCCTGAGAGCATCAAAGGCGTGGGCCTTTATTGAAGGTCGTAACATGGTGGTTCCGGAAGATGTCCAAGCCGTGGGAGTTGGTGTCATTTCTCATCGACTTAACGGGGGAGACAATTTTCAGAACGGGATTGCAAACCAGAAAGCCAAGGAAGTCCTGCAAGCCGTTAGGGTGGACTAA
- a CDS encoding DUF4360 domain-containing protein, whose translation MKCAVALLITAVTSATLGMSAQADDIRLGTPGYGGTGCPGGSASVTLSPDKKSLSILFDEYIVEAGGSSGKKIDRKSCNIAVPVHIPQGYSVSVFQVDYRGYTFVPSGGEARFNAEYFFAGIRGPSVEQSFRGFVDNQYVITNRLAAESLVWSACGQDVNMRINTGMLARTNGRGDQLLATVDSTDIKSGIVYHVQWRRCS comes from the coding sequence ATGAAATGCGCAGTAGCTCTCTTGATAACAGCAGTGACGTCAGCAACTTTAGGTATGAGCGCTCAGGCGGATGATATTAGGCTGGGGACACCAGGCTATGGTGGAACCGGATGCCCTGGCGGAAGTGCTTCAGTAACTTTGAGTCCCGATAAAAAATCTCTGAGCATTCTCTTTGACGAATATATTGTTGAGGCAGGAGGAAGTTCGGGAAAGAAAATTGATCGGAAGAGCTGTAACATCGCTGTTCCTGTTCATATCCCTCAAGGATATAGTGTCAGTGTGTTCCAAGTTGATTATCGAGGCTATACTTTTGTTCCGTCCGGAGGAGAGGCAAGATTTAATGCTGAATACTTTTTCGCAGGGATTCGAGGGCCAAGTGTCGAACAATCCTTTCGCGGATTTGTAGACAATCAATACGTTATTACCAACCGTCTTGCTGCTGAATCTCTTGTGTGGTCCGCCTGTGGACAAGATGTCAATATGAGAATCAATACGGGAATGCTGGCAAGGACCAATGGCCGTGGTGATCAACTCCTTGCAACGGTCGATTCCACAGACATTAAAAGTGGGATTGTCTATCATGTTCAGTGGCGCCGTTGCTCTTAA
- a CDS encoding transposase, which yields MRKRPALQISEFTPEERLQYHQERSARPMEELKTWIDKVFPTKLAEPNSKLGAGVKYMQKHSKGLTAFLRHPGAPLDNNILEQQLRIPVLNRKNFLFTAFENLRRPILIKKISNFIHGQ from the coding sequence CTGCGCAAACGACCAGCACTGCAAATATCTGAATTTACCCCCGAAGAACGCCTCCAATACCACCAAGAGAGAAGTGCACGTCCCATGGAAGAACTCAAGACTTGGATTGACAAAGTATTTCCAACCAAGCTCGCTGAGCCCAATTCGAAACTAGGAGCCGGTGTCAAATACATGCAAAAGCATTCGAAGGGGCTCACCGCATTTCTCCGCCACCCAGGGGCCCCACTCGACAACAATATCCTCGAGCAACAGCTCCGAATTCCTGTTCTAAATCGAAAGAACTTCCTCTTCACCGCCTTTGAAAATCTCAGACGGCCGATCTTAATTAAAAAAATCTCGAATTTCATTCACGGTCAGTGA
- a CDS encoding aldehyde dehydrogenase family protein: protein MPAKSLELSVFSPFSREVLESLPYDTPQEIEDWLVQAHKLSRQPRSRLSVSQRISILERAKSFVEKKFDRIVMTATQEGGKPLCDSRIEIERGIQGIRTAIESLKSMGGEEIPMGLTPASEGRLAFTRREPVGIVFAVSAFNHPFNLIIHQVIPAVAVGCPVLVKPARQTPLSCRRLIEILYDSGLPEEWCRMVICDHQMTENLVRDQRLSHFNFIGSAEVGWKLRSLLAPGVTSTLEHGGAAPVIICEDVKFDEAIPLLLKGGFYHAGQVCVSVQRIFVHESKVRNFAAQLARGAENLKVGDPLDESTEVGPMIDPKEVRRIDDWVNEAVQTGAQLLGGGQVLAHHCYSPTVLYNPPEATRITRHEVFGPVVAIYPFKNIEEAIQRANHLPFAFQSSVFTDNIHLALKCCRELDATTVMVNDHTAFRVDWMPFGGRRQSGVGVGGIPYSMKELTYEKLMVWKSPELM from the coding sequence ATGCCTGCCAAGTCGCTGGAACTGTCGGTTTTTTCTCCATTTAGTCGGGAGGTCCTTGAATCTCTGCCTTATGATACGCCTCAAGAAATTGAAGACTGGCTTGTTCAGGCCCACAAGTTGAGCCGCCAGCCCAGATCTCGATTGTCGGTGAGTCAGAGAATTTCTATTTTGGAAAGAGCCAAATCCTTTGTTGAAAAGAAATTTGATCGCATTGTCATGACGGCAACTCAGGAGGGCGGCAAGCCTTTGTGTGATTCCAGAATTGAGATTGAGAGGGGGATTCAGGGCATCCGAACTGCTATTGAATCGCTTAAATCTATGGGAGGGGAAGAAATTCCGATGGGATTGACGCCAGCCTCAGAAGGCCGATTGGCGTTTACGAGACGAGAGCCGGTAGGAATTGTTTTTGCTGTTAGCGCATTCAATCACCCCTTCAACCTTATCATTCATCAAGTCATTCCTGCGGTTGCTGTGGGTTGCCCTGTATTGGTTAAACCTGCTAGGCAAACGCCCTTGAGTTGTCGTCGTCTCATCGAAATTCTTTACGACTCCGGTTTGCCTGAAGAATGGTGCCGGATGGTCATCTGTGATCATCAAATGACAGAGAATTTAGTGAGAGATCAGCGCTTGTCTCATTTTAATTTTATAGGTTCGGCCGAAGTGGGTTGGAAATTACGGAGTCTATTGGCGCCTGGGGTGACAAGCACTCTTGAGCACGGCGGAGCTGCGCCCGTTATTATATGTGAAGATGTAAAGTTTGATGAGGCGATTCCTCTTCTTTTGAAGGGCGGATTCTATCATGCAGGTCAAGTTTGCGTGTCGGTCCAGAGAATTTTCGTGCATGAAAGCAAGGTCAGGAATTTCGCCGCACAACTTGCGAGAGGCGCAGAAAATCTTAAAGTTGGTGACCCCTTAGATGAATCCACAGAGGTTGGTCCCATGATCGATCCTAAGGAAGTTCGAAGAATTGATGATTGGGTCAATGAGGCTGTGCAAACGGGGGCCCAGCTTCTCGGAGGAGGGCAAGTTCTTGCTCATCACTGTTACTCGCCAACGGTGTTGTATAACCCCCCCGAGGCCACTCGCATCACTCGCCACGAGGTCTTCGGCCCTGTCGTTGCCATTTATCCATTTAAAAACATCGAAGAGGCGATTCAGAGAGCCAATCATTTGCCATTTGCTTTCCAGAGCTCCGTTTTTACCGATAATATTCATCTTGCCTTAAAGTGCTGTCGAGAGCTTGATGCCACAACCGTGATGGTGAATGATCACACAGCCTTTCGAGTGGATTGGATGCCCTTTGGCGGGCGACGTCAGTCAGGTGTCGGCGTCGGAGGGATTCCTTATTCTATGAAAGAACTGACTTACGAAAAACTTATGGTATGGAAGTCACCTGAGTTGATGTGA
- a CDS encoding FHA domain-containing protein has translation MSKDTAVFIIEELLTRGSKFHYLDEESFSIGRSGEAGLQIEENGVSRVHVVVWVSNNQMFIEDQNSKNGTRVNEQAIYPSSPVPLQHGDIIQLGNYKLIKISLGPGATKASEVEPQSDLEFKGQSEEPNEDLEDKTTLDENMDPEKTDVSQVVHMIEEDSIERPPYYGKSSQSTVPSFGDGAGADWKSDAQNRKDIDAEESEYRPPLPPKAVEKPSIQFHEAQKVLGEANLIRGEAQKNSSELIREAQETANKLKREAEQSAKSITENAKRSAKEIIEKADLEAKDVTSRSEMAVDYARRELEEFVDKTEKARVSLADLNHEILGQESRKQELIEILANLTEERLQAESDLREKKQKLEEEVKQVERALRELKSEVAEKEEKLRDLMLECERVRRSAEKALEEEKRSVQAQLNSGVLTVEAERRCLRAEEDFNFLTTEIKKLESGILSLRSERDLQIEEIRKNRDEAEEHVKLLRAVTVEEIEAFKSLIEDEAFKLMDEAEAEVTKIADQLGRALEGKREVLRVEKEEFEKRRVELELESSSKAKEVMAEAQRQAEVVLKNAEKWADDNFNNSRRKAEEELERIRIEKRSLVEKAEEDLLKAQRESRSLLDESQMKAESVLRSAKDQAQAEWTKAAALAENELGTAREKARELLESAEAQVARRHKEAQEILSESQAKSEEQLEKAKKTAEELAVFSQRESDRLTEEAREKARQIFEETQRSLDQERTTWEERKRRIAEEVTSIREEAEAKTVEMTTSAQRKSETLLKKAQEEYDSKMQKLEAERKTAELEMTQERERVQKEAAQERERLLEQAKSEYNEQRRKDSLELSAFKMKQVDEAKERFKEAERENQFRRREEASEIAAAIDKAVLRRIQDIASKDVAPEVRDQISTEIQDVVKRILNDEALNDQEDLKKIMFFTSKSGWKARRFWRRMGYAGAVAASVIIFFTVFPLVFPQWSSKVVDLASSDKSIQERYVDEIRKQRENRPRYEPPQTDDFKNSYVENVLYTRDFVKIKTDKGFQERWISDLNKFFLDKLRLNESVIVNFISRENTLLKDLQMVQQSLQPATAEEGIKRMNDIEAIAIEDMKKILGGNLKIKKYKEFAASYYVSHQGKQGSAYEEEVPSQKTSSQSARKGLGEMKEKTEEGVAPPLKGEKQELSSSETEQDSSVKSPKNKKRQREEKILDTEVDQLDQLEQEIQ, from the coding sequence ATGTCAAAGGACACAGCTGTTTTTATTATTGAGGAGCTTCTGACAAGAGGCTCCAAATTTCATTATCTGGATGAGGAAAGCTTTTCCATCGGACGATCCGGAGAAGCTGGGCTCCAGATTGAAGAAAACGGCGTTAGTCGCGTCCATGTTGTCGTCTGGGTTAGCAACAATCAGATGTTTATCGAAGATCAAAACTCAAAAAATGGAACCCGTGTCAACGAACAAGCGATTTATCCATCGAGTCCTGTGCCTCTCCAGCATGGCGATATCATTCAACTGGGCAATTACAAACTGATTAAGATTAGTTTAGGTCCCGGGGCCACAAAAGCTAGTGAGGTGGAACCTCAAAGCGATCTTGAGTTCAAAGGTCAAAGTGAAGAACCGAATGAGGACCTTGAGGATAAGACCACCCTGGACGAGAATATGGATCCGGAAAAAACAGATGTTTCTCAGGTGGTTCACATGATAGAGGAGGATTCGATTGAACGACCTCCCTATTATGGCAAGTCGAGTCAGTCCACTGTCCCTTCATTTGGCGACGGAGCAGGCGCCGACTGGAAAAGCGACGCGCAAAATAGAAAAGATATAGACGCAGAAGAAAGTGAATATCGCCCTCCACTACCTCCTAAAGCTGTTGAAAAGCCATCGATCCAGTTTCATGAGGCCCAGAAAGTTCTTGGCGAGGCGAACCTAATTCGAGGTGAGGCACAGAAGAATTCCTCAGAGCTGATCCGTGAAGCACAAGAGACTGCCAATAAGCTAAAGCGAGAAGCCGAGCAGTCCGCAAAGTCGATAACTGAAAACGCGAAGAGAAGTGCAAAGGAGATTATCGAGAAAGCCGATTTGGAGGCAAAGGATGTAACAAGTCGATCAGAAATGGCTGTTGATTATGCCCGCCGCGAGCTTGAGGAGTTTGTTGATAAAACAGAAAAGGCAAGGGTATCTCTGGCCGATTTGAATCATGAGATACTGGGGCAAGAGAGTCGAAAACAAGAGCTGATCGAAATTCTTGCCAATTTAACCGAGGAAAGACTTCAGGCGGAAAGTGATCTGAGAGAGAAAAAGCAGAAACTTGAGGAGGAGGTCAAGCAAGTTGAAAGGGCCTTGCGGGAACTTAAATCTGAAGTGGCAGAAAAGGAGGAGAAGCTCCGTGACTTGATGCTGGAGTGCGAAAGGGTCAGGAGATCGGCAGAAAAGGCTCTCGAGGAAGAAAAAAGGTCCGTACAAGCACAGTTGAACTCTGGGGTGCTCACTGTAGAAGCAGAACGACGTTGTTTGAGAGCAGAAGAAGATTTCAATTTTCTGACGACGGAAATAAAAAAATTAGAAAGCGGAATTTTGAGTCTTCGATCAGAAAGAGATCTGCAGATTGAAGAAATTCGAAAAAATCGCGACGAGGCAGAGGAACATGTAAAACTTCTTCGCGCCGTGACAGTAGAAGAAATTGAGGCGTTTAAGAGTCTGATTGAGGATGAAGCCTTCAAGCTAATGGATGAGGCCGAAGCAGAAGTGACGAAGATTGCCGATCAGCTGGGCAGAGCCCTAGAGGGAAAGCGTGAAGTTTTGCGAGTCGAAAAGGAAGAGTTTGAAAAGAGAAGAGTTGAACTTGAGTTGGAGTCCAGTTCCAAGGCCAAGGAGGTGATGGCCGAGGCGCAAAGGCAGGCGGAAGTTGTATTGAAGAATGCTGAAAAGTGGGCAGATGATAATTTTAATAATTCCCGTCGAAAAGCGGAGGAGGAGCTCGAGCGCATCCGCATTGAAAAGAGAAGTCTTGTGGAAAAGGCCGAGGAGGATCTGTTAAAGGCGCAGAGGGAGTCACGAAGCCTTTTGGATGAGAGCCAGATGAAAGCTGAGAGCGTTTTGCGCTCGGCCAAAGATCAAGCGCAGGCGGAGTGGACCAAAGCCGCAGCTTTGGCTGAAAATGAGTTGGGCACTGCCAGAGAAAAAGCTCGGGAGCTGTTGGAATCTGCCGAGGCCCAAGTGGCGCGACGTCATAAAGAGGCTCAGGAAATATTGAGCGAATCTCAAGCCAAGTCCGAGGAACAACTGGAGAAGGCCAAAAAGACAGCGGAGGAACTTGCGGTCTTTTCTCAGCGTGAGTCAGATCGTTTGACCGAGGAGGCTCGAGAGAAAGCACGGCAAATATTTGAGGAGACTCAGAGGAGTCTAGATCAGGAAAGGACCACCTGGGAGGAACGAAAGCGCAGGATTGCTGAGGAAGTAACCTCAATTCGTGAAGAGGCAGAGGCAAAAACAGTTGAGATGACAACTTCTGCCCAGAGAAAATCTGAGACTTTGCTTAAGAAAGCACAAGAAGAGTATGATTCTAAGATGCAAAAATTGGAAGCGGAGCGAAAAACTGCTGAATTGGAGATGACACAGGAAAGGGAGAGGGTTCAAAAGGAAGCGGCCCAAGAGCGCGAACGACTTTTGGAACAGGCAAAAAGTGAATACAATGAGCAGCGGCGCAAAGATAGCCTGGAATTGAGTGCCTTTAAAATGAAACAGGTAGATGAGGCGAAGGAGAGATTTAAGGAAGCAGAAAGAGAAAATCAGTTTCGCAGAAGAGAAGAGGCCTCGGAAATCGCAGCCGCTATTGATAAGGCTGTTTTGCGAAGGATTCAAGATATTGCATCGAAGGATGTGGCTCCAGAGGTGCGAGATCAAATCTCAACAGAAATCCAGGACGTTGTTAAAAGAATACTCAATGATGAAGCTCTCAACGATCAGGAAGATTTGAAAAAAATCATGTTTTTTACTTCAAAATCAGGATGGAAGGCAAGACGCTTTTGGCGCCGCATGGGTTACGCGGGGGCAGTCGCTGCATCAGTTATCATTTTCTTCACAGTTTTTCCTCTTGTATTTCCTCAGTGGAGTTCCAAGGTTGTGGATTTGGCCTCGTCCGATAAATCAATTCAGGAACGCTATGTCGACGAAATTAGAAAGCAGCGTGAAAATCGTCCTCGTTATGAGCCTCCCCAAACGGATGATTTCAAAAATTCCTATGTCGAAAATGTTCTTTATACTCGAGATTTCGTCAAAATTAAAACCGACAAGGGATTTCAAGAGCGCTGGATTTCTGACCTAAATAAATTCTTTCTTGATAAGTTGCGATTAAATGAGAGTGTGATTGTCAACTTTATCTCACGGGAAAACACCTTGCTAAAGGATCTGCAGATGGTTCAGCAGTCCCTCCAGCCAGCAACTGCTGAAGAGGGAATAAAGCGAATGAATGACATTGAAGCCATCGCAATTGAGGACATGAAGAAGATTTTGGGTGGAAATCTCAAAATAAAAAAATACAAGGAATTTGCGGCGAGCTACTATGTTTCTCATCAGGGCAAGCAGGGATCTGCTTACGAAGAAGAAGTGCCAAGTCAAAAAACCTCTTCTCAAAGTGCGAGAAAGGGTCTTGGAGAAATGAAAGAAAAGACTGAGGAGGGCGTCGCACCACCCCTTAAAGGCGAAAAGCAAGAACTGTCTTCTTCTGAGACAGAACAAGATTCTTCTGTCAAAAGTCCAAAGAATAAAAAGAGACAAAGAGAAGAAAAGATCCTGGACACTGAAGTGGATCAGCTGGATCAGCTGGAACAGGAAATTCAATAA
- a CDS encoding DUF3488 domain-containing transglutaminase family protein — translation MNYDDKKRNLIYFLVGFNILPHALTVPTWVIGVSALFLLWGLSHYYRSWPLPRSGFLKGIVALGGAGIFFQYGTVMGQEPATALLVLMVSAKLLELRKFRDAVVVILLCYLILMAKLIESQSMEMTLFMVFDVLLITAVLATLYSSSTQGKIRFLMRRSLIFALQSMPLAFVLFVVFPRFSLNLWNQSKKVTGETGFSDSLRPGRVAHLAESDKVAFRVSFPERQPGSVRGLYWRGLVLTLSRGLDWDKGVFQKGVPVSPRTPEDGDTARNEIAQDIFFEPSSDPYLFALDWPAFVGFSGDPTSRLVRTSEGKTFESKINLSSRLYYRAFSVVDSTKAKWMSPDPEIYLKVIGGVSSRVEDLAKEFIGNGKQSSREVVDRILNYFTSNKFRYTLKPGEMTDLDDFLFSKRMGFCEHYAGGMASLLRLAGVPSRVVVGFQGGTPSLLNDYYFVRYLDAHAWVEFWDSEKETWMRVDPVEAISPQRIAMGAAAYSEMVREDVSGIFNSQNLPKWLRGGLGEVGERIHLIWDQTESLWVNFLLRYDWSFQKDILKRWGVESYGRWVFVVAGVLFSVMMVVFTLFILRGSHDHNEPDLVLYRLLCDRLSRAGLVREKTEGPLEFWSRAKNKFPQSKSLLDSIFEPIIESRYGRSRLDRRKLGELRYLIKRLRIQVRGEEAQKPRMLS, via the coding sequence ATGAACTATGATGATAAAAAGCGAAATCTCATTTATTTCCTAGTTGGATTCAATATTCTCCCTCATGCGCTGACGGTACCAACTTGGGTTATAGGGGTGTCGGCACTTTTTCTCCTCTGGGGGCTTTCCCATTACTACCGTTCCTGGCCGCTTCCGCGCTCGGGATTTTTGAAGGGGATAGTTGCACTTGGGGGAGCGGGTATATTCTTTCAGTATGGCACTGTGATGGGACAAGAGCCGGCAACAGCACTTTTGGTTCTGATGGTTTCGGCCAAACTATTGGAGTTAAGGAAGTTTCGAGATGCTGTGGTCGTCATTTTACTTTGCTACTTGATATTGATGGCCAAATTAATTGAATCACAATCAATGGAAATGACGCTATTCATGGTTTTTGATGTTCTGCTCATTACAGCAGTTCTGGCCACCCTTTATTCGTCCTCTACTCAGGGAAAAATTCGATTTCTCATGCGTCGGTCCTTGATTTTTGCTTTGCAATCGATGCCATTGGCATTTGTTCTTTTTGTTGTCTTTCCTCGATTTAGTCTAAATCTTTGGAATCAGTCAAAGAAAGTAACAGGAGAGACCGGATTTTCTGATTCTCTGCGCCCGGGCCGAGTGGCTCATTTGGCAGAGTCCGATAAAGTGGCATTTCGAGTTTCATTTCCAGAGAGGCAACCAGGTTCGGTGCGAGGTCTTTACTGGAGGGGACTGGTGTTGACTCTCAGCCGGGGTTTGGATTGGGACAAAGGGGTATTTCAAAAGGGAGTTCCTGTTTCACCGAGAACACCGGAAGACGGAGATACAGCACGCAATGAAATCGCGCAGGACATATTTTTTGAGCCCTCTTCTGATCCCTATTTATTTGCTTTGGATTGGCCAGCCTTCGTTGGCTTCTCAGGCGATCCCACTTCGCGTTTGGTTCGGACATCAGAAGGAAAGACTTTTGAATCAAAGATTAACCTGAGCAGTCGGCTCTATTATCGCGCATTCTCTGTGGTTGATAGCACGAAAGCGAAATGGATGTCCCCTGATCCAGAGATATACCTAAAGGTAATTGGAGGGGTCAGTTCAAGGGTGGAGGATTTAGCAAAGGAATTTATTGGGAATGGCAAGCAGAGTTCAAGAGAGGTTGTCGACAGAATTCTGAACTATTTCACCTCTAACAAGTTTAGATACACTCTGAAACCTGGGGAAATGACGGATCTTGATGATTTTTTGTTTTCTAAAAGAATGGGATTTTGCGAACACTATGCCGGTGGGATGGCCAGTCTTTTGCGATTGGCTGGGGTGCCCTCGCGAGTTGTTGTTGGTTTTCAGGGAGGAACACCCAGCCTGTTAAACGACTATTACTTCGTTAGATATTTAGATGCGCACGCCTGGGTCGAATTTTGGGATTCGGAAAAGGAGACCTGGATGAGGGTAGATCCAGTTGAGGCTATTTCTCCACAGCGCATCGCAATGGGTGCTGCCGCCTATTCAGAAATGGTAAGGGAGGATGTCAGTGGTATTTTTAATTCACAAAACCTACCCAAGTGGCTAAGAGGAGGTCTTGGAGAGGTGGGTGAAAGGATTCACCTGATTTGGGATCAAACTGAGTCTTTGTGGGTCAATTTTCTCTTGCGTTATGATTGGTCATTTCAGAAGGATATTTTAAAAAGGTGGGGAGTAGAATCCTACGGTCGCTGGGTATTTGTTGTGGCAGGTGTGCTTTTCTCAGTGATGATGGTGGTATTTACTCTGTTTATTTTGCGCGGCTCTCATGATCATAACGAGCCAGACTTGGTTTTGTACAGGTTGCTTTGTGACCGTCTTTCTCGGGCTGGATTGGTGCGAGAGAAAACGGAGGGCCCACTTGAGTTTTGGAGCAGAGCAAAAAACAAGTTTCCCCAATCAAAATCGCTTCTCGATTCCATCTTTGAGCCTATTATTGAAAGTCGATACGGTAGATCTCGCCTTGATCGAAGGAAACTAGGCGAATTGCGATATTTGATCAAGAGACTGAGAATCCAAGTCCGAGGGGAAGAAGCACAAAAGCCGAGGATGCTTAGTTAA
- a CDS encoding AgmX/PglI C-terminal domain-containing protein, with amino-acid sequence MNTHLIRLIAVIGALVTTGCQSISHRRAADPEVAIRHFEANLAPAKKCADDLVKKKKDREGEISVQWTVNDKGEVLNPLVAENTFGDLAVGDCFLNLLHRLKFPPTQIFTKTTVTYAFRWTSLVERASPPTKTP; translated from the coding sequence ATGAACACACACTTAATTCGACTTATAGCGGTGATTGGCGCTCTCGTGACAACAGGCTGCCAGTCGATTTCTCATCGCAGAGCAGCTGACCCAGAAGTGGCGATCCGTCATTTTGAAGCAAATCTTGCTCCTGCAAAAAAATGTGCCGACGATCTCGTGAAAAAGAAAAAGGACAGAGAGGGAGAGATCTCTGTTCAGTGGACAGTGAATGACAAAGGTGAAGTTTTGAATCCCCTTGTGGCGGAGAACACCTTTGGAGATCTTGCTGTTGGCGATTGTTTTCTGAATTTGCTGCATCGCCTTAAATTTCCCCCTACCCAAATCTTTACAAAAACCACAGTGACCTACGCATTCCGGTGGACGAGTCTTGTCGAGAGAGCTTCACCTCCAACTAAAACCCCCTAA